A single window of Polaribacter sp. SA4-10 DNA harbors:
- a CDS encoding class I SAM-dependent methyltransferase → MKNKQLISKELDNFYNKASEETRLEKGMGIFEFERIKELIEQHLSKPNSTIIDVGGGTGKYSEWLSNKGHHVHLIEPVLKHIKLAEKRAKKLKKPFSVAIGEATKLPYKNDAADLVILHGPLYHLQKREDRVAAIIEAKRVLKKGGIILGFAINATASTVVGLMNGMIHADSFFNMCKEELTTGIHDAPKDFPFLLADAFYHKPEGLKSEFLEQNLNFINLFAVEGMIWLDNEYFANMLDKKKSKTLKALQNLTQNDEYLLPFSPHMMIAVKK, encoded by the coding sequence GTGAAAAACAAACAACTTATCAGTAAAGAATTAGACAATTTTTACAACAAAGCTTCAGAAGAAACTAGACTTGAAAAAGGAATGGGGATTTTTGAGTTTGAACGTATTAAAGAATTGATAGAACAACATCTTTCTAAACCAAATAGCACAATTATTGATGTTGGTGGAGGAACAGGAAAATATTCTGAATGGCTTTCTAACAAAGGACATCACGTTCATTTAATAGAACCTGTTTTAAAGCATATTAAATTGGCTGAAAAAAGAGCAAAAAAACTAAAAAAACCTTTTTCTGTGGCTATTGGTGAAGCTACAAAATTACCTTATAAAAATGATGCTGCCGACTTGGTGATTTTACACGGGCCTTTATATCATTTACAAAAAAGAGAAGATAGAGTTGCTGCCATTATTGAGGCAAAAAGAGTACTTAAAAAAGGCGGAATTATTTTAGGCTTTGCAATTAACGCAACGGCTTCTACTGTAGTTGGTTTAATGAATGGAATGATTCACGCAGACTCCTTCTTTAACATGTGTAAGGAAGAACTTACTACAGGAATTCATGATGCACCAAAGGATTTTCCTTTTTTACTAGCGGATGCTTTTTATCATAAACCAGAAGGATTAAAATCTGAATTTCTAGAGCAAAACCTCAACTTTATAAATCTTTTTGCTGTTGAAGGAATGATTTGGTTAGACAACGAATATTTTGCAAACATGTTAGATAAAAAGAAATCTAAAACGTTAAAAGCGTTGCAAAACCTCACACAAAACGATGAATATTTATTACCATTTAGTCCTCATATGATGATTGCTGTTAAGAAATAG
- a CDS encoding sterol desaturase family protein, whose protein sequence is MENYLDAFKNAFFGTVDWTWKSIIFEVPWYTNYFWGLIVISLFVWGLEIAFPWRKNQSIFRRDFWLDAFYMFFNFFIFSIVISGVYEILGLLFGEFNVTAKSLAIIDISHWAPWLQLLVFFIVLDFVQWFTHVLLHKYSFLWKFHKVHHSVKEMGFAAHLRYHWMENIFYKPLKTFGVMILGGFEPEQAYIVHFISITIGHFNHANIKITWGIFKYVINNPVMHLYHHAYVLPEGKYGMNYGISLSLWDYIFKTDYVPEDSGTIEIGFKGDDKFPTDFIHQNLYGFKKGQK, encoded by the coding sequence ATGGAAAATTATTTAGATGCATTTAAAAATGCTTTTTTTGGAACAGTAGATTGGACATGGAAATCTATAATTTTTGAAGTGCCTTGGTACACAAATTATTTTTGGGGCCTTATTGTTATTTCTCTTTTTGTTTGGGGTTTAGAAATCGCTTTCCCTTGGAGAAAGAATCAGTCTATTTTTAGGCGTGATTTTTGGTTGGATGCCTTTTATATGTTTTTCAATTTTTTCATTTTCTCAATTGTAATTAGTGGGGTTTATGAAATTTTAGGTTTGTTATTTGGTGAATTTAATGTCACAGCAAAAAGTTTAGCTATTATAGATATTTCACATTGGGCTCCTTGGTTACAATTACTTGTTTTCTTCATCGTTCTTGATTTTGTACAATGGTTTACACATGTATTATTGCATAAATATTCTTTCTTGTGGAAATTTCATAAAGTACATCACAGTGTGAAAGAAATGGGCTTTGCTGCACATCTAAGATACCATTGGATGGAAAACATCTTTTACAAACCTCTAAAAACTTTTGGAGTTATGATTCTTGGTGGTTTTGAGCCTGAACAAGCCTATATTGTTCACTTTATTTCCATTACTATCGGTCACTTTAATCATGCCAATATTAAAATTACTTGGGGAATATTTAAATATGTAATAAATAACCCTGTAATGCATTTATATCATCATGCATATGTATTACCAGAAGGAAAATATGGTATGAATTATGGAATTAGCTTAAGTCTTTGGGATTATATTTTTAAAACAGATTACGTACCAGAAGATAGCGGAACTATAGAAATTGGTTTTAAAGGCGATGATAAATTCCCAACTGATTTTATACATCAAAACCTCTATGGGTTTAAAAAAGGTCAGAAATAA
- a CDS encoding monoheme cytochrome C yields the protein MIEDKEFQKKIKKAERKAYLALFFSLIASVLLILTVYDPTLSIFETKKTAIIYSDIIEDEDKIENGVHIRTGLLDAEGLMTVVNNCTNCHSAKLVTQNRMNAERWNETIKWMQKTQNLWDLGGNQEVIVNYLVANYPPIAKGRRMILKDIDWYKLEN from the coding sequence ATGATTGAGGATAAAGAGTTTCAAAAAAAAATTAAAAAAGCAGAAAGAAAAGCTTATTTAGCGCTATTTTTTTCATTAATAGCTTCTGTTTTACTAATTTTGACTGTATACGACCCCACATTATCAATTTTTGAGACTAAAAAAACGGCTATTATTTATAGTGATATAATTGAAGATGAAGATAAAATAGAAAACGGTGTACATATAAGAACAGGCTTACTAGATGCAGAAGGCTTAATGACCGTTGTTAACAATTGCACGAATTGTCATTCAGCAAAATTAGTAACACAAAATAGAATGAATGCTGAGCGCTGGAATGAAACAATTAAATGGATGCAAAAAACGCAAAACCTATGGGATTTAGGAGGTAATCAAGAAGTTATCGTAAACTATTTAGTTGCAAATTACCCACCTATAGCAAAAGGAAGGCGCATGATTTTAAAAGATATTGATTGGTATAAATTAGAGAATTAA
- a CDS encoding sulfite oxidase encodes MKRRNFIKNSVLSSFTALIGTELVFGSKMLDGYTPLALQDPDPFKMFNKNKGMVVLNDKPWNIEAQAHLLDDKITPNASMFIRNNGKTPEEINPKEWKLIIDGEAVTNKKTYSLADLKSKFKHHTYQLTLECGGNGRSEFDPPAKGNQWTIGAVHCASWTGVRLKDVLEDAGIKSDAVYIGYHSADTHLSGDPSKEPISRGCPMPKALQDETILAFQMNGKDIPLIHGYPLRLVAGGWPASVSGKWVNRISIRNKIHDGTKMTGTAYRIPCNPVAPGEKVKDEDMCIIESMPVKSLITYPKTGATINEGKALKIRGHAWAGELEVKKMEYSIDFGATWTTCSVENPINRLAWQHFSASINFPKSGYYEVWARATDTNNVAQPMLLPGWNPKGYLNNACHRIAVKVI; translated from the coding sequence TTGAAAAGAAGGAACTTTATAAAAAACTCAGTATTGAGTTCATTTACCGCACTTATAGGAACAGAGCTTGTTTTTGGTTCTAAAATGCTTGACGGTTATACTCCTTTAGCATTACAAGATCCAGATCCTTTTAAAATGTTCAACAAGAACAAAGGAATGGTTGTATTAAATGACAAGCCTTGGAATATTGAAGCGCAAGCTCATTTGCTGGATGATAAAATTACACCCAACGCATCAATGTTTATTAGAAACAATGGTAAGACTCCTGAAGAAATTAACCCAAAGGAATGGAAACTTATTATTGATGGAGAAGCTGTTACCAATAAAAAAACATATTCACTTGCTGATTTAAAATCAAAATTTAAACACCATACGTATCAATTAACACTAGAATGTGGAGGGAATGGTAGAAGTGAATTTGATCCACCAGCAAAAGGAAATCAATGGACTATTGGTGCTGTACATTGTGCATCTTGGACTGGTGTTCGTTTAAAAGATGTACTAGAAGATGCAGGTATAAAAAGTGATGCTGTATATATTGGATACCATTCAGCAGATACTCATTTAAGTGGAGATCCTAGTAAAGAACCTATTTCTAGAGGTTGTCCAATGCCAAAAGCATTGCAAGACGAAACTATTTTAGCTTTTCAAATGAATGGCAAAGATATTCCGCTAATTCATGGATATCCTTTACGCTTAGTTGCAGGTGGTTGGCCAGCATCAGTTTCTGGAAAATGGGTAAATAGAATAAGTATTCGAAATAAAATTCATGATGGTACAAAAATGACTGGAACGGCTTATCGCATTCCATGTAATCCTGTTGCTCCAGGTGAAAAAGTAAAAGATGAAGACATGTGCATTATAGAATCGATGCCAGTAAAATCATTAATTACATATCCTAAAACAGGAGCTACCATTAACGAAGGAAAAGCGCTAAAGATTAGAGGTCATGCATGGGCTGGAGAATTAGAGGTTAAAAAAATGGAATATTCTATAGATTTTGGCGCTACATGGACTACTTGTTCTGTAGAAAATCCTATAAATCGTTTAGCGTGGCAGCATTTTTCTGCTTCAATAAATTTTCCTAAATCAGGATATTATGAAGTTTGGGCAAGAGCTACAGATACAAATAATGTTGCACAACCAATGCTATTACCTGGCTGGAATCCTAAAGGATATTTAAATAATGCATGTCATAGAATTGCTGTAAAAGTTATCTAA